ccgaatattacaagttcaaaacaaaccatgccatggttctaggtggttccaagggccaatatagaaggttagacaacccacttcgctcacaaatcatttcaaatcgagtgtcactaacatgattattttgaactaccacgcacatgttatcttttgccttgttcataagccattcctttgcctccttcttacttccaaatgtctaaacgtgcataaaacaaaacaaatctaataagcataaccatttaacatataaattttgaaaaaaaagaaaagtagtaatgagtataccaaatcgtttgcatagtacagggaagtgtcgggcctgaaatagaaatcatcaacaaactcttcaacggcctgcatatgaaagcaacaaattattatacaataatcggaggtcattaaataagtcaaactgccgaacatactatattcggaatcctatcggttacccaaaacacccgatttatgcaaattaatgtacacagtttactgagtgcaaaaaatgatataatcggaatctaaaatatatagtaaaacagccgaatataaataactgggagataactttaatcgataaacatccgattttcaagttttctgaaattttattttgaggtcactgttatattcggcagtcaaataatgttaaactattaccgattgtaaaggataagaatactgagttttgaatttttttgaggaattcgtttttggggccattcggaggtaaataactctacataactaccgaatgtagatttttttggaaaaccagtttggggttttttctcatattcggcagtaaactactatcttggaactaccaaatatacatatttggtactcagtgtgttatattcgtaagtttattcgagaaattatctaccgaatctgggtagttcatggcattcaatgcatgcaataatcggtttttcttgtttacaaaagcacacaaacgcatgcaaatcgagtatttgagtttcttaacacaatacctgtgttttacatgcatcgttagcttcaatatcatgcaattctccattttcttccatgaaagggtcgtctaggttttcctctccacaaaagtttggatcattcaacatataccccaaatcgtcttcgccatgattctcactttctttttcatatccatccatttttgtagtgataaaatgggttttcccttttttccttcaccttcttctctataactctaacaactcaaaaatgaaaaaaaaaatggaaaaaatgaaacaaaaatcattttaATACTGCATCGACTACAATTGGAagtctgggtaaatttttgtcttccgattgaaatcggaggataaaaatgttatcatatcctccgaatatataagggtaattttgtcattacgaattacgcgagataaggactggctacattttccctgtgggtgaccttttttgttttattgttggcccctaaatccttttgggtggcccctaaaaacgcgaggttgaATAACTAAGGTGTTACCCTCTAACTTTTGGGTATGCTTACAGGATCTACGATCAAGTAAACTAAAGGCTATGGTCGAGATTTTCTTTATTTAAGTTTTAAAACTTCTAAAGAAGGGAGGAACATTCTGAGTTTTGACTTTTCAAATTGCGAATTTCTTATTTCGTTCTCTGATTAAACATCCTGAGTTTTAACTGAGATTTCCTTGTGGATGTATCTCTTTGTGaatgaggttttttttttttttaatggtacTAATGAAATGATGATCAAGACTCGGGGTATTGGTGTCACACATACCTTGTTTCGCCTCTCCCTTTTATTTACATCAAACCATTACACATAATCAACCTCAAAACATCACCAGGATAACCGTAAACACTGATAGTTGCCAGAATTTGGATGCTTACGAATATTCTCTTGCAACTTCAAGTATTTTTTGTAGTTTGCATCAAACAAACATGCAACTGCTGAATTTTATTTTGTGCTATTCTATCCTGTAATATTATAGCGTATGAACGTACAAAAAACTTATAATGAATAGATATTTTACATAACGGATGTTAATAGTGAATTCTTAATAGTGTGATTCACTATTGCTTCATACAAGCAGGATCCGCTGACAAACTTTTCAACCAAACAGTATCAGCAGAAACAGGTTGGTCATCCTGATTTCTATGCCAACTCCACGATGCGTAAGTTCCGTTCACCACCTTTAACCTCCCATGTCCAAAACTTGCCTCTCTAAACACTGATATATTTGTCTTATCCATATAACTGCACAAACCAGAAAATATATTTAACTCAAACAACACAATTCTTACTCTGAGATTTCTTCACTACACAGATAAATTTGTAGCTTACTTGCTAGCAAGGCCTTCCTTATTGCCTCCATCTCCGATTGTTATATGCACCGGACCACAATTATCAGCTTTGTCAGCGTAGACACGAGTCTGcacatttcatcataaataagtatAGGTTAGTCGACCAATGGAGCCAAAACAAGTTCATACTTCTGAGCATTATCTCTAGCTCTCTACTGACCTTCCATAATAAATGTTATGTAATGTAGTGTTACTATTAGCTTCAACGAACTCTGATAACTGACCATACCAATAATATAAAAGATCATAGAAAGAAATCTTACAAAACGCTCGTAGGCATGAACATGGCCAGCGAAAACAACATCCACACGAGCTTTATATAACAACTCTTCCATGGCTTTCTTCATTCCAACAGAAACATACTCTCCTTGGTGAGCTTCATTGGTACTATACCATGGTGCATGGATGAGTACAAATACCCACGGTGTTCGTCTCCTGTCGATCTTAGCCAAGTCGGCTTGGAGCCATTTGTATTGGTCGGAGTCAGATTCAAAATCTGTATAAGACCCTAACATAATAACATGAACCCCAGAAATTTCAAACGAGTAGTACAAGTTCGAATTTGAACCACTTTCTTCATAGGGCATACGCCATCTCGCATTATAAGCTGTAAATGATTTCGGATGAAACACTAGGATTTTCTCAATCTCATGATTTCCTTGTGTTACCATCCATGGACGGCTGCTTGCAAGTGGTTCTACAAGTTGTCCAAACGTATCCCAAAATGGTTGGTAAAAATCCGCGTAAGATAAGTCCCCTGGCAAGAGCATAACATCGTAATTGGATGCTGCCATGTGAGTTAAGGTTGAATTCGTCCATCCTGTCTGGCCAAGATCGCCTGCATTTTGTATCCGTTTGAGAACAATTAGCAAAGGAATCTAACTTGTTAGACATTTCAAAATTGTTGATTCTTACCAACAACCACGAATTTGATCGGAAATTGAGACGGAGGAGTTTTGAAGCTGAATTCACGATCTGTGTCAGACCCACAACGGTAGTAATATACGGTGTCGGGTTTCAAAGGCCCTATGACAACGTCATGAATTTCTCCAGACTTGTAAAGCATGTACTTGTACTTTGAAACAGTACCGGTCGCAGATAAATCATAATTCCCTTCCGTTGTACCATAATTCACGGTTGTCGGAGTGCCATGATCCTCCGttatccaagttattctcatctTATCTTGCCCAACTAAAGAAATGTGAACCTGTAAACAATCCAATAAAATTTTCCATTGAacattttttatacgttaattaTTTCAATTGGGCAAGCAAGGATTTTTCCGCATACCAAATATATTATGTGCACGCATAATGTATACATGCAATTATAGACAACTATCAACAGAAGAATGATAAAACAATATTCCTGTAAAAGAAGAACAAAACCAGAATGATTTCATCAGAATGTAATGGGAATTAGTGTACCTGTTGAGGAGAGGATGAAGAAATATCATCAAATAAATGGTCAAGTGATAGGGTTTCTCTTGCTGGTGGGCGATCATAACCGAACACAGTAATTG
This genomic stretch from Papaver somniferum cultivar HN1 chromosome 5, ASM357369v1, whole genome shotgun sequence harbors:
- the LOC113282744 gene encoding probable purple acid phosphatase 20, with amino-acid sequence MAVRWFFLGFVIFAFVIDTITVFGYDRPPARETLSLDHLFDDISSSSPQQVHISLVGQDKMRITWITEDHGTPTTVNYGTTEGNYDLSATGTVSKYKYMLYKSGEIHDVVIGPLKPDTVYYYRCGSDTDREFSFKTPPSQFPIKFVVVGDLGQTGWTNSTLTHMAASNYDVMLLPGDLSYADFYQPFWDTFGQLVEPLASSRPWMVTQGNHEIEKILVFHPKSFTAYNARWRMPYEESGSNSNLYYSFEISGVHVIMLGSYTDFESDSDQYKWLQADLAKIDRRRTPWVFVLIHAPWYSTNEAHQGEYVSVGMKKAMEELLYKARVDVVFAGHVHAYERFTRVYADKADNCGPVHITIGDGGNKEGLASNYMDKTNISVFREASFGHGRLKVVNGTYASWSWHRNQDDQPVSADTVWLKSLSADPACMKQ